A segment of the Amia ocellicauda isolate fAmiCal2 chromosome 5, fAmiCal2.hap1, whole genome shotgun sequence genome:
gcacgatgggtcgaatggcctcctctcgtttgaaaactttcttatgttcttatgttcttagtatatataacaaaaaaattGCACACACTCAGTTAGGTATATATACTATAATCTAGGAAgccaagaaatatatatttggttGTATCTTTTGTTgaatcttgttttgtttgttttgggggaGAAGGTTTATTAATTGCAatctttgtaaaatatattttcattttaaaatagtgCTTCAGCATAACTGTTAAAGTATAGTcacttaatttaatattttctgtATCTTGCCATATATTTTGCTGTATTAtacaatatactgtattatCATGGAATCCTACAATATCTACTCTCTGCATTGTGTACATGCATTTTTTTATCTTGAAAATGAGTCACCTTGGAAAAAAGGTGACTGAAAATCACGTGTGTTCATTTCAggtaacacaataaaataatttggttaATTCACTCCTTTCGAACAAAAGCATTCTCCTGAACTATTTAAGGCTGTAGAAAGTAGGGAGATATACTGTAATAATATGGGCAGGGAATTTGTAAATACActcactgaaataaataattttatttgtatgatATTATAGCTATATATAAGTTGTGTAGCGCCACGTACAATAACTCCACATGCAGTAAGATCTATGCAAAGGCCTGACAATGAAACAAATCTCAAACACCTACTAAAGATGAGAAATTACTGGAATGGAAGCTAGGGGTTACTGGAATAGGGGTTTCCACTCTAGCCATCCTCAGAACCGAAAACTCATgctaaaatgcattatttaaaaatgatatacaTTCATCTATCATGACACATTTCTGTGGTTTACGAGATTATTGTGCTTCTgttgtttcttctttttgtaCTCAGTGTACCCTATCTCTCTAATGACTCAACTAGAAATCCACTGAAAGAGGAAGCTGGGCGTCTTTTACTGGCAGCGGATCCTGTGAATTTGGCTCCAGTGAGAGACTCTGCGATACCACACTGTGTCTAAACAGTGGAAGCACAGAAACACTTCGGGTTCTGGGTACTCAGCATGATCAAATAAAGATAACTCTTCAAGGGCTTCAAGGAAAAAGAGCGCCCGGGAGGCCTCGTGTTCCATAGTTTTGCAGTGGAAAGTCTGGGGGCTGAGGTCCTGCCCTTTTCAACCAGAATCTTCTCAGTTTTAAGGTTTATATCGTCCCTAGAATCCTGGAAACCAGGTTAGACTTTGGGCTTGAAaggaatatttatttatgtatgtatgtatttatttatactggCAGGCACTGACATATAAACCACATTATATATACTGCTTCAAGAACCCTaatactgaaaataatgataataataagcaTTATTATAATAGTCATAATCATTATAATATCATTAGTATTAGTCAGTAAATCAGTAAAGTAAATCTGAATTAATTTTCAAAACTTAGatataataaatgaatgaatgaatcagTAACCCATCATAGACTAAATTAAAGCATACAAAACCTTCATTCAGAAAGAAATTCCTGAGAAATCTTTCAACAATGTGTACTACAGGAGAGTACCAACTACCTTGGGAAAGGATGCCTAATTAGCAGGATAGAGTATTTCCTGTATAATTTGATCcaaacaatgtttttatttaagtactgttCTGTTTcctttcatgtatttttaatgttctaTTTGATACCTTATAAGGAAGATGAATCCTAAAAAGATtaaaagatggaaaacaaaCGTAAGACACCCACTTATTagggagtttttgtttttttatattaggGAAAATTTAATATCAAAGTTGTGTGAATATGGGCCTGGATGTGTGAATAttcttcttcatcttcataGCAGCCACACCCATAACACAAAAGTGAAACTGAAGTGAGAGAttggtgtgttttgtgttttgtgctgtGAACTCTCCAGGGTGCCGTAGTCTGACACTGGGCAATAAGGAAAGAGTAGAAACCTGAAAAGATACCATGTAGTTGGGGCCATATTTATGTAACATTGTTTGTTGTGTTATGTAAATAAAAGTTGGGCCTTGTTTTACCTTGGTGTGTTCCTGGACTTCCTCCTTGTGTATAACCCACGTAAACATATAAATTGTTAGAAGATATAACAGAGTtaaacagagagggagagagagatactaAATGTGGCAGGAGGAGAGATGTGGCCCCACAAAGAGTTTCAGTGGGGCCACAGTGCCAGCCAGTGTCTCTAAACCCTCACTCTCCATTAAAGCTGCACTTCACAATCTGCAATTGCCCGGAATGTGTGGCCTGCACTGTGTTTAGGCTGTGCCTGGGTTATTACAGTTCAGACAGTGCTATGTGGGCCCAGTGTACGTTCAGCTGTTTCCGGcccctctgtctttctcttcaTATCTGATGCCTGTTTCCTGCTTTTAGttagcacactcacacaccactTCTCCTTTTTATTCTGAGCCTGGCAGAATAGTGCAAGGCCTTTTCCTGACGTTCTCTCGCTCTTCCCCTTCACTCATGGGACCTCTATGTCCACCACATTTTAAATAGATGATTGAGATAACTGTATTTCAGTGCTTCTATATTGTAGGCTGTACCGTGTAGTAATGTATTTGGATCTGAACCGTTTGACTCGTTCAGGGAGGGATTTGTATTtgcgtgtgtgtgattgtgctaATGCCCTAAAGAGAATACTCCACAATTCCTGCTTTGCATATGATGTCTGCAGTGAAGTGTGTGCATATGTCCACCCTGCAGGAAATGTCTTTTGTCAAAGTGAAGGGAGCAAAAAAACATAGTCCTATTTCAAACTTTAAGAACTTAAAATATTGACTACAACTCTAAACCAGATTGGTTTCTGAAAAGTCAATGAGGGGGCATTATTAtttgttctgttatttttattaagttATGTAGCTGATAGCATGATCCATTGTCACTTACATGGTTTAACAATCACCAACATATAATGTTACACTATATTGGAAGAATAACAACTCCTGTAAACATTCACCTCCATATTATAGTAATTCACATTGAGGAGAAGATTAGAATGGTCTACAGGTGTAATCCAAACAGATGTGTAGGGTTGAGATCCCTGTTATGATAAACACATGGTGTGATCCTTGCCCTACCAATCACATTGACTCTGATTATGAATAGAAGCAAATCATGAATAAGAACGGAAGTGGACTGAGGCTGTCATTACAGCAGGCATTCGTGTAGAAACCATCATACACACAAGTGAACACGGCGGACCCTTTGAGAGACACGTAGGCTTTATGGCTCAGAGACATTTCGCAAGGAGGACAGGAGACTCAGCACCGTGGCCTTTTGGAATTTCTGGCTTAATTAAATTGTTTGCTCATAGTGTGGTCTCTATGAGTGTTAGTCTGACAACCTGTGCTGACGTTTGTATGTTACGTGTCCTGTATTAATACCCTATGCATCTAGTATTTGGTGTATGCTGTTTCCCCCTTCCCCCGTGGTGTAGTGTGTATGCGTGTACTACCAGTAATAGGGACCATTCTGTACATTAAGTGTAATGGCAGCGTAGGTGGAAGGCTCCTTGTGACTCACAGTAGTGTAAAAGTTGGTCAACAGCTCTCTGAACTCTGCCTTTCTAAGCATACTGATAACCATTAAAGGCAGCCAACAACGTCATGTACAGCTGATACATTCTGCTACATGTTCCTATAGAGGTTAGAGGGCAGTATCTTCTCGTGTACTTTTCAGTTGTACCATTCATTcatagatttgtgtgtgtgtgcattagtAATCTGAACACACACAAGAACATCAGATATGAGTATTGGTCTGCCCAGGCCAGAAACCAGTTTCAGACCTGCTTTCTCATACAAGTTGCTAAGAGAAACTCTACATTTAGAGAATTTTAGGtttataaattaatgtaaaagaCCGCATTGCTCCAGATATTGTGTGATAGCACTGCTATGTCTACCTTGAACCACTTTCTGTATCATAGTCACTATCacagtttaaaaaacacaaacatgggACACCTGACACATAGTAAAGGTATTTCTGCAGGGTCAACCGTCACTTATCAAGACACCTTAACAATATTCAGTTCCTCCACTTCTCACTAAACATCACCACAAGGCAGCCCACAGACTCATTTTACCTGAAATTAATGCAATACTAAACGGGCCTGTGCTTGGCCTCGTTAACGTGAGTGGCACATTACAGTCAACAATACTTGAAAAATTGTGTGCATATTGGAACAATTTAGACTTAATTTACAGTGTAATCCCTGCAAATACAAACATGCAAACAAATCCACTGGAaatagtatatattgtgtgattAATTTGCTCATAAACAACACCATATTTCAGTACACAACACTCAAAAGAATATGGAGATTCATGTCCGtgcatttctttttgaaatatttcagttcagagcagtacagtacactcAACATTCTCTTTCGTTTAACCACAATACCTTCACTGCTATACTGCTTCCCTACTGTCACATTACCACTTCCTGAAAAGCATGTTATttgctctccctctctgtctctttctccctcattGAACACCAAGTTAATTATTTCTTGATCAAGTACATGTAACCACAAGCACAGCAGACAGGCATATATCATCAACACACAGTCATTCCACAGCAACGCTTCTCATGCTCTAGAAATTATCTTTCACACGTCTGCTGTATGATTTGCATCACTCTGCCAATGGCCCTAAATAGCATTTTCGATGCAATGTGCACGCTGTCATATAGTCACAAATCATATGCATCTTTGATCTCTGCATTAGTAGGTAAAAAGTAATATGCATATGTAATTATGAACACATCAGAAATAAGTGCAGAAAagaaacatgcatttaattaggccaaatatttataaactgtattcatttaacagaaaaaaaaacaattaaatgtaaatccCTTATATGCGAGCCAATGCAGAATTAAATATCCTGCACCGTACAATcactttttacatttacaacTTGTGCTTTGTAAAACAAGATATGGTCCAGATTGCAGGTTCTTTATTGCCATGTGTTTAAACAATAACCAGGTGTTCTCTCCTTCGTGTAGCTCTCTTTCTGTATATATGGCAGTTTTTTCAGGAATATACTTGGGCTAGGGAGTCAAACAGACCTTCTGTTTTATATAGTCTTGGTGTCTGATTCACAGCTGATGAAGGAAAATGGTTTCCATAAAgatttttttatcattataCCTGGCACCAAATCTGGCATAAAGTTTAATGTTTGACCTACAGCAGATTGATACATTAATGATCAACATTACAAGAGGTTTTTGGAAGGGTACAAGCTCCCTCTGCTGCCATGTCTGACACATTACATTCAGACAATACAAATCATACGTTGTTGTTTCGTGTAAGTTTGACGTCTTACTCTTTAAGACCCACCCTTTAAAGTTAAGATAGCAGTTTAGAAAGAAAATCGGAAAGGTTGTCGAACAACATGTTTGAAAACCATAATAATGATCCACAAGCATGATTTTCTTATTGAGCTTGAGTGCTTTGATAGAGAGGGAAGGCAAGTGATTTCCAATGTAGCTACTAAGGTTTTGTGGACTATGGGGATGAGATTTAATCCTCAGGGAAGCTTGCCTCTAAACACCACGTCCCTGCCAAAGACGAGCAATGTTCCAATGACAGTTCTTCTGTTGTCTTGCAAGTGCCCAATTGACAGCCTCACTTAAGAAGACATACAGTATCAGCTTCTTTATATCACACTCAACCTGGCCCACGTGGATCTTACTTTCAATTCTGTCAAGATTTCAGAGACACGGGGTGGTGTCTCAGCACCCTGTACACACAGGCAAGCACTGTTTAAACTGTGGACAAAGAGAACAATGTGTGGAACAACTTAACATTCTGTGCTAGAGATGTGGGATCCATGGGGAACTTCCAAGGAACTGGCTTGACGATATACATCCTGGAATGAATAAGCTACCAAATGAGAACACCGTGTTTTGGCGGGCTTGCCTCATTACTAACCTTTCAAATGTACTTACTGTTTCACcggcaacaaaataaatattcagaaGGTTGATTTATTCTTTCCATGGTTTCTGCAGTTGGAAAGATGGCatagcatatgtaatgtttttgcCAGGCTAGTCACAGATAGCCACAGTTATGTAGTGTTTACTGCAGTTTGCCTTGACTCTTGGTGTTGGTCTCTCGCTGTTACAGGGCCTATGCTGTGATGAACCTTCCTCAAGGCTGCCTCCTGGTATAAGTGGCTTTAGTTGCGTCATCATTCtcaggatttgtttttttcgGTGTTGTAATTTTTCACCCAGAACTTGCTATAATGTCATTTTAGTCTCCAGAGCTTTTCTAATTGTGTGAAAGTTTTTGTGACAGCTTCAGATTACATTTTAGGAATCTGTTGTATCCTTCATATAACCAATAACACGTACCCCCATGAAAACACTTCTTACCTCTTCACAGTCATACCATACTCTAAAAGCGTGTAACAAATAACCCTCCAGAGCCATCCCTGCTAAAATTGATGTCATAAATCTATATTGGAATCAGAGATGTAGTTAATTAGCTGTACATGAAAGCTTATAAAGACTGATTCTGTATCTTTTTATTTGAAGCAGAGTATTGCTCTTTGCTCAAGTGTAATTCCATTATAATCCTTGGAGAGCCCTCTTTGTTACAATTTTCAAATTCATGTCACATGCTTCCGCGCTGTTCTTTGATATCATTCATATACTCTGTGTAAATTACATAGGAAAATGGATGGCTGACTATCCATAACAAGTCTCTCTTACTATCAAGAGAAGTTAATCCAGGAGAGAGACACTCTGAGTGAAGGATTGTCAAACATCTGACATGTATTATAGTGCAATAGTAGACTTTAATTTAAGCAGAAGtgaaaaaacaatcaataaatcCTGTACTTTATGTTAAGCAGAAgtgaaaagtaaataaacagtCATTGACTTTGACATAACCATACTGTCCAGAATGTCCCGTGACCAATCTGAGCCAGAGTATGAAAAATCTccatgtgcattttattttttgacacaTTTTGTTAACCACCCCCAAGAAAACCCACCAGTGACCATAACCACAGTATGATGTGTATTGCAATCAGTCCACAAGAATGTCTAGCCTCCCACTTTATATTTAGACTTAACCATAGCACTTGTTAACGGTGACGAGAACAGCTGCAGCAGCTGTCTAATATGGAACAGAACCTCCTGCAGCCTCCCTAGCTGGAAGGAGCCACTGTCTGTCAGCCAAGTAAGACTGTGTTTGCCAAGGCACAGGAAGTGATGATGTCATTTCACAGCCTAGAACACCATGTTCTATATGTGGCGATGGGTGATACGTGCTAAGGCTGTTCTGTACCTAGAAACCCTGCCACCCCCCTCCTTCTATCACAGCTTATCTTTTTCACTTTAAGCCAAGGCCTCTGAACTCAGTAACCTTTTATAGAGGTGTATGTGTCCTTGCTCTTCACTGTATCACTTATCATATCTCCCTCTTCTCTTCTCCTGTCAGACATATCTAGAGAGTATGTGGTTACCTTAACTTCTCCCACCAAGGTTTCCTTACAGTAGAAGCAGTTTGTTGCTCACAGAATGatcaaaactatatatattacattgtttTCGATGTACTTCATCCATTTgatgttttcttctttaaaaagttagcaaatgtaaaatacaagCAATCAGTGTTGTGAGTCTTCATGCAGTCTGTTCTCAACACCAGTACAGCATGTACACATGAACTACAGATGTCATTCTCGGTTTCTGTGCAGGGGTGCCTatcctcctctttgcagataaCTAACTGAAACTTGCCGTAAAATATTACATCAAATGTGACTCACATCTGTGACCAAACACTAAGCAAGTGCTCAATTCAGAATAGTGGGTGTGATCTTTTTCTTCTGACTAGTGTAAACAAATTACCACAGAAGGAACTGGGGTCATACATTTCCCCAACAATTCACATTCTGCAATATTTAACTATTGACGTTGTTTCGGTTGAGAAAGGGGGCCTACCTACCTTAAAACATGTACATGAACTCCTGATACACAAGCATTATAAAGGTTAGGGTTGGGCTAGGATCTAAAGCTGATGCAAATCAAATGGAAAGAAATTAAATGAGACTTCAAGACTGAAGTTGACaaccttttaaaaatgaaactgctttgaatatacaaatacatatgtagCTGAAAGTATTTGTACCAATTCCCATGGAGTGGCAGTCAAATGTTTTCATAGTACCTGACTAAACTGAGTATACTCAATTCCCTATGGCAGAAAATCCCCATatctacagtatatatatatatatatacatacacacactcagcaaaaaaagaaacgtccctttttcaggacactgtattttaaagataatattgtaaaaatccaaataactttacagatctttattgtaaacggtttaaacaatgttttcttgcttgttcaatgaaccataaacaattaatgaacatgcacctgtggaacggtcgttaagaaattaacagcttacagacagtaggcaattaaggtcacagttataaaaactaaggacactaaagagacctttctatgcccagggtccctgctcatctttgtgaacgtgccttaggcatgttgcaaggaggcatgagcactgcagatgtggccagggcaatacatTGCAATGTCCATACTGTGAGACacctaagacagcgctacagggagacaggaaggacagctgatcgtcctcacagtggcagaccacgtgtaacaacacctgcacaggatcggtacatccgaatatcacacctgcgggacaggtacaggatggcaacaacaactgcccgagttacaccaggaacgcacaatccctccatcagtgctcagactgtccacaataggctgagagaggctggactgagggcttgtaggcctgttgtaaggcaggtccttaccagacatcaccggcaataacatcgcctatgggcacaaacccaccgtcgctggacgtgatttcctgcaagacagggaggtcagtgttctgccatggccagcgaagagcctggatctcaatcccattgagcacgtctgggacctgttggatcggagagtgagggctagggccattccccccagaaatgtccgggaacgtgcaagtgccttggtggaagagtggggtaacctttctcagcaagaactggcaaatctggtgcagtccatgaggaggagatgcactgcagtacttgctaaaatgcagctggtggccacaccagatactgactgttacttttgattctGACCCCTCCTTTGTTCAGgaacacattattccatttgttagtcacatgtctgaaacttgttcagtttatgtcttagttgttgaatctttttatgttcatacaaatatttacacgttaagtttgctgaaaataaaagcagttgaaagggagaggacgtttctttttttgccgagtatatatatatatatgtatatgtttttccacccaatgaaaacatttgggcatattatatatatatatatatatatatatatatataaagttttgTTTAAGGTATGTTGTGTGAACAATATTTAGATGTAAATTACTTCCATAACATGctgaattttatttattttcatttattcttcTACTCAATTCctcagacattttatttttctccttgaaaacaaatctataaACATTAACCTGAAACAATTTTTCCACACATCATCTTGATGCATAGTTTTTGGTTTCTTATGTTGTTCCACAACCCCTTTGCAAAGCAGGTGCTTTTACCAagtctaaaaaaataataatttcttccATCTAGTGGCCAGTCGATGCAAGTGCTGAATTTGTGAAGCACTAGAACAGGGTCGGCCAAAAACTTCAATTCCAAAAGACTCATGTAACAGTTTCATTTGGACTAGTTAAGGgagtattttatttgattaactACTTAAAAGATGATTGAGAGGGGGCATTAGCATAAAAAACCATTAACATCTGCAGCCTCCCAGGACCACAAATGCCTATTATTTACTTCAAACATaaatttaaacatatatttatttcaagacTTCAGCAATTAATTCAGAGCTGTAAAACCTGAAGTTTAGGTTCTCCAGGGCTGTGGTTGTCCAACACTAATTATCTGCTCCAAGAAGAACACTGATCTCGCATTAAACAGGCTGTTGATCCCAGACTACATGTACAGCTTGTATTTCAAAATAGGCATTAACACAGATCAGTAGAAAAGCGATAGAAAAACAGACAGGACAGATGGCTGTGGTGGGCAAGGGGTTCAGAGGATGCCCTGGGCTTGCCCCTTGCCTGCAATCTTCTTAGAGCATTCCAGCAGGGCATTGTGGATGTCCTTGGCACAGGAGATCTGGGACTTGATCATGCTGAGATACTGCGAGTAGGACAGGCTCTCCGTCTGCACTGTGTCTGGCTTGGTGGCGGTGGGGACTAGGTTGGGCGAGTGCTTGGCGCTGTCGATGCTCTGGGAAAGGCACTCATAGGCCAACCGCtggaagagagtgagagcagggTGTGTTGAAGAACAGGAGAAAACAAAATCGTAAAAGAATAAACAATGTCCAGTTCACCCATTTCTGATTTAACTATAGGGGTGACCTACTCTTGTCCTGAACCAGTGTCTTCAGGTTTTCATTCCACCCTGAGCTTTTAACATAAGTTCTAGTCTTTACTGGACCATTTCAACAATATTTCCCAAGTCTTGAGTCACTGATCAAAGACCTGCTATACACAGTAGCAGCTTTTCACGAATCTAACAAGACAGCCTTCAGCATGTTTACTAGTTAAAAAATAGTTCAGGAAGACAACCCCAATCTCACACCTGACGTcttctatatacagtgaggggaaaaaagtatttaatcccctgatgattttgtacgtttgcccactgacaaagaaatgatcagtctataattttaatggtaggtgtattttaacagtgagagacagaatgacaacaaaaaaatccagaaaaatgcatttaaaaaaagttataaattgatttgcatgttaatgagggaaataagcatttgatcccctatcaaacagcaagatttctggctcccaggtgtcttttatacaggtaacgagctgagattaggagcactctcttaaagggagtgctcctaatctcagctcattacctgtataaaagacacatgtccacagaagcaatcaatcaatcagattccaaactctccaccatggccaagaccaaagagctgtccaaggatgtcagggacaagattgtagacctacacaaggctggaatgggctacaagaccatcgccaagcagcttggtgagaaggtgacaacagttggtgcgattattcgcaaatggaagaaacacaaaataactgtcagtctccctcggtctggggctccatgcaagatctcacctcgtggagtttcaatgatcatgagaacagtgaagaatcagcccagaactacacgggaggatctggttaatgatctcaaggcagctgggaccatagtcaccaagaaaacaattggtaacacactacgccgtgaaggactgaaatcctgcagcgcccgcacggtccccctgctcaagaaagcacatgtacaggcccgtctgaagtttgccaatgaacatctgaatgattcagaggagaactgggtgaaagtgttgtggtcagatgagaccaaaatcaagctctttggcatcaactcatctcgccatgtttggaggaggaggaatgctgcctatgacaccaagaacaccatccccaccatcaaacatggaggtggaaacattatgctttgggggtgtttttctgctaaggggacaggacaactgcaccgcatcaaaaagacgatggacagggccatgtaccatcaaatcttgggtgagaacctccttccctcagccagggcattgaaaatgggtcgtggatgggtattccagcatgacaatgacccaaaacacacagccaaggcaacaaaggagtggctcaagaagaagcacattaaggtcctggagtggcctagccagtctccagaccttaatcccatagaaaatctgtggagggagctgaaggttcgagttgccaaacgtcagcctcgaaaccttaatgacttggagaggatctgcaaagaggagtgggacaaaatccctcctgagatgtgtacaaacctggtggccaactacaagaaacgtctgacctctgtgattgccaacaagggttttgccaccaagtactaagtcgaaggggtcaaatacttatttccctcattaacatgcaaatcaatttataacttttttgaaatgcgtttttctggattgttttgttgttattctgtctctcaccgttaaaatacacctaccattaaaatgatagacttatcatttgtttgtcagggggcaaacgtaaaaaatcagcaggggatcaaatacttttttccctcactgtacctctaTTCGGGTTGTCCAAATTCCTGAAACGCACATTTAGATGGCTTATCATATGCTGCTAGATTGAATTATCTGAGTGAATCAGTTATATGTGAAGTTCAACATATTTGGGATTTGTACTAACACTAGCCTAGCCCTAACACAAACGGGAGAGCAGCatggaaaacaaacatgaaCTTACTAGGCACAGCTCCAGCTGGTCACACAGGGCATAGAACTCCTCCAGGCTTTTGTCAAATCTCTGGACAGTGGCATCACTGCTCTTACTGAAGAAGAAAGaattcaagaaaaacaaaacatgttgaaCTGTACTACATACTTACAAGCTGTATCTTACATCTTGAACCCATGTGGATATTCCATGAATAAGTTTTTAAAAGGCTGAATATGGATATGGGTCACTTACACTCCATTG
Coding sequences within it:
- the med29 gene encoding mediator of RNA polymerase II transcription subunit 29 gives rise to the protein MASQQNMNQAGGAGVQPGLKATTLQQQQQQQMQQQQQQQQYQQQQQLSQQQDFDPVHRFKMLIPQLKESLQNVMKIASLNLGHNTAIDNGVKSSDATVQRFDKSLEEFYALCDQLELCLRLAYECLSQSIDSAKHSPNLVPTATKPDTVQTESLSYSQYLSMIKSQISCAKDIHNALLECSKKIAGKGQAQGIL